The following are encoded together in the Candidatus Eisenbacteria bacterium genome:
- a CDS encoding tetratricopeptide repeat protein: MKVNAEVDTAVSSRYRAKVYPTVLVLKPDGTEIDRVVGYYRAPEFIALVEDYLAGRNTLGSMIQEEATKGQDAAFVSKLADRYFEHGLYDEAKSRYERIATLDPENKSGLVDDALISVARMHRKDNDLPGYRRYAQMVVDKYPDSDMVRTARLYVAGSYKREGNFTKARELFLDYAKRFPDDEDAPYAKEQADSMAVKIAEERAGKTGA; the protein is encoded by the coding sequence GTGAAGGTCAACGCCGAGGTCGACACCGCGGTCTCGTCGCGCTACCGCGCGAAGGTCTATCCGACCGTGCTGGTTCTGAAGCCGGACGGCACGGAGATCGATCGCGTCGTCGGCTATTACCGGGCTCCGGAGTTCATCGCCCTGGTCGAGGATTATCTCGCCGGACGGAACACGCTCGGCTCGATGATCCAGGAGGAGGCCACCAAGGGGCAGGATGCCGCCTTCGTGTCGAAGCTCGCCGACCGGTACTTCGAGCACGGGCTCTACGACGAAGCAAAGAGCCGGTACGAGCGCATCGCCACCCTCGACCCGGAGAACAAGTCCGGGCTCGTGGACGACGCGCTCATCAGCGTGGCGCGCATGCACCGGAAGGACAACGATCTCCCCGGATACCGCCGCTATGCCCAGATGGTCGTCGACAAGTATCCCGACTCCGACATGGTGCGCACGGCGCGGCTCTACGTCGCGGGCAGCTACAAGCGTGAGGGCAACTTCACGAAGGCTCGCGAGCTGTTCCTCGACTACGCGAAGCGGTTCCCGGACGACGAGGACGCTCCGTACGCCAAGGAGCAGGCGGACTCGATGGCCGTGAAGATCGCCGAGGAGCGGGCGGGGAAGACGGGCGCCTGA
- a CDS encoding DUF933 domain-containing protein produces MLGPPQSGKTTLFHALTRGQAESGSARGERVHMGSVPVPDSRLVRLRDLYTPKKYTPAKVDYIDVPAVEKPRGGERGGLSSLSALRDVDAFVLVVRAFEDPSVPHFMTTVDPARDAAWLAGELLLEDLAVVEKRLEKIEKALKVGKKPEDPQEYEALRRIRDALESERPARDAGLTLPQERAIRGFQFFTLRPWIVVVNVDESALKEPEESVVAAVRAKFPEPRPTVVALSAKIEAELAALPEAEAGEFMAMLGIEEPGLTRMIRLSYEVLGLVSFFTVGPDEVRAWTIRRDTAAPEAAGAIHSDLERGFIRAEVIAYDDLIGAETMARARERGLLRTEGRDYRVRDGDIVNIRFSV; encoded by the coding sequence ATCCTCGGTCCTCCCCAGAGCGGAAAGACCACGCTCTTCCACGCGCTCACGCGCGGCCAGGCCGAATCGGGCTCGGCCCGCGGGGAGCGCGTCCACATGGGCTCGGTCCCGGTGCCGGACTCCCGTCTCGTCCGGCTCCGGGACCTGTACACTCCGAAGAAGTACACCCCGGCCAAGGTCGACTACATCGACGTTCCCGCGGTCGAGAAGCCTCGCGGGGGCGAGCGCGGCGGCCTCTCGTCCCTCTCCGCGCTTCGTGACGTCGACGCCTTCGTGCTGGTCGTGCGCGCGTTCGAGGACCCTTCGGTTCCGCACTTCATGACCACCGTCGACCCGGCTCGCGACGCCGCGTGGCTCGCGGGCGAGCTGCTGCTCGAGGACCTGGCGGTGGTGGAGAAGCGCCTCGAGAAGATCGAGAAGGCGCTCAAGGTGGGGAAGAAGCCCGAGGATCCCCAGGAGTACGAGGCGCTCCGCCGGATTCGAGACGCTCTGGAGTCCGAGCGACCCGCGCGGGACGCCGGCCTCACGCTCCCACAGGAGCGCGCGATCCGCGGCTTCCAATTCTTCACCCTGCGGCCGTGGATCGTCGTCGTGAACGTGGACGAGAGCGCGCTCAAGGAGCCCGAGGAGTCCGTGGTCGCGGCGGTGCGCGCGAAGTTTCCCGAGCCCCGGCCGACCGTCGTCGCCCTCTCGGCCAAGATCGAGGCCGAGCTCGCGGCCCTCCCCGAGGCCGAGGCGGGGGAATTCATGGCGATGCTGGGCATCGAAGAGCCCGGCCTCACCCGCATGATCCGCCTCTCCTACGAGGTCCTGGGCCTCGTCTCCTTTTTCACGGTGGGACCCGACGAGGTCCGCGCCTGGACCATCCGGCGCGACACCGCGGCCCCCGAGGCCGCCGGGGCGATCCACAGCGACCTGGAGCGGGGCTTCATCCGGGCCGAGGTCATCGCCTACGACGACCTGATCGGCGCCGAGACCATGGCCCGGGCGCGGGAGCGGGGGCTCTTGCGGACCGAGGGGCGGGACTATAGAGTCCGGGACGGCGACATCGTGAACATCCGCTTCAGCGTCTAG
- a CDS encoding DUF4097 family beta strand repeat-containing protein, whose amino-acid sequence MADLGMGRAVSAAAVWVAAFGWAALGTFGTLGSAEAAQKKQVTEKVFPFEPGGSLRIQSQNGNITIETWSEPRASVQITRIAKANEEKQVDALLREMQADVTLSTGHIEIVSRFPKRSESVGLWDILGQRVTSMNIHYHVKVPARTGIELDTTNGDLKIRGVASGVTGRTLNGSVEVRGIKGPVEVETTNGSIHLAGIEGSASAETTNGTIEAVMHRVDAAGQIVLSTTNGSVTASLPEDLKANVDAETTNGRVRVAFPVKRLAGSTARALHATIGGGGVDLTLRTTNGNIVIQKIGTTKGT is encoded by the coding sequence ATGGCTGATCTCGGCATGGGCCGCGCGGTGAGCGCCGCGGCCGTATGGGTGGCGGCGTTCGGGTGGGCTGCGCTGGGGACGTTCGGGACGCTCGGCAGCGCCGAGGCCGCCCAGAAGAAGCAGGTCACCGAGAAGGTCTTCCCGTTCGAGCCGGGGGGCAGCCTCCGGATCCAGAGCCAGAACGGGAACATCACGATCGAGACCTGGTCCGAGCCCCGAGCCAGCGTCCAGATCACCCGGATCGCCAAGGCGAACGAGGAGAAGCAGGTCGACGCCCTGTTGCGCGAGATGCAAGCGGACGTCACCCTGAGCACGGGACACATCGAGATCGTGAGCCGGTTCCCGAAGCGCAGCGAGTCCGTGGGCCTCTGGGACATCCTGGGCCAGCGTGTCACGTCGATGAACATCCATTATCATGTCAAGGTGCCGGCCCGGACGGGCATCGAGCTCGACACGACGAACGGCGATCTCAAGATCCGAGGGGTCGCCTCCGGCGTGACCGGGAGGACGTTGAACGGCAGCGTGGAAGTCCGCGGGATCAAGGGACCGGTCGAGGTGGAGACCACGAACGGGAGCATCCATCTCGCGGGTATCGAGGGCTCGGCCAGCGCCGAGACCACGAACGGCACGATCGAGGCCGTGATGCACCGGGTGGATGCGGCGGGCCAGATCGTGCTCTCCACGACGAACGGGAGCGTGACGGCGTCCCTCCCCGAGGATCTGAAGGCGAACGTGGACGCGGAGACGACGAACGGCCGGGTGAGGGTGGCATTTCCGGTGAAGCGGCTCGCGGGCTCGACCGCGCGGGCGCTCCACGCGACGATCGGCGGGGGAGGCGTGGATCTCACGCTCCGCACGACGAACGGCAACATCGTGATCCAGAAGATCGGAACGACCAAAGGAACCTGA